In the genome of Planctomyces sp. SH-PL62, the window TGGACGCTCCGGCAAGCTTGGCGGTGAGCGATTCGGCATCCGACGGCGTTCATGTGCAGGCGACCTACGCGAGTTGATGGGGCGACGCCTCGGCGCCCCAACCCCGTCGGCCTAAGGCCGCAACGCTCGAGGCGCCGGGATCGACGTGACTCAGCCTGATCAGGTGGCGATGCCTGCGTCGCCTTGCAGATGGATCATCGGAGCGATGCGAGATGGGAACGCCGGGACCAAACGCCTTGCATGCCGAGGAGCTGCCGACGGTGCTTCCCAGACGGGAAGAAGCGGTCGCTCACGGCGAGATGATGATCCCCGTCGATCGGATCGCTCAGAGATCCGTCGCCGTCCCCTCGAACCTGGAGCCTGCTCCGGGGACGACGGACGCGCCGGACCTGATCGGGCTGCTGCGAGCCTTACGCCGACGTTGGCGGCTCGCCTTCCTCGGCGGACTGAGCTGCGCTTCACTCGCCGCGGCTGCCGCCTTCTATTACCTACCCTCGCCGAAGTATACGACCAGTTCACTCGTCCATGTGGCCGAGAAGCGTCCCCGCGAGATCTTCGAAACTCGTGAAAGCGACGTCGGGTACCGGACCTACCAGGAGACACAGCTCATCCTGGTTAAGAGCCGTAAGGTCCTGGAAGCCGCCATCGCCCCTCCTGCGATCGCCGCCCTCCCGATCGTGAGGAACTCGGTCGACCCGATCGAGTGGCTCTCCCAGCAGGTTCAGGTCGAGTTCCCGCGCGGTTCGGAGATCCTCTCCATATCGATCACCGCAAACGGTCCCCCCAGCGACCTCTCGATGCTGGTCAATTCGGTCACCGAGGCCTATCTCTCCCAAATCGTGGAGCAAGACCGTCTCGAACGGGTCGCGAGGTTCGAGCGGTTGAAGGGCCTGTTCAGCGATTATCAAAAAGATCTCAGCGGCAAGCGGGCGAAGTTCAAGGAGTTGGCCGGCTCGGTCGGGACCAGCGATAAGACGGCATCGGCCGTCAGGCAGCAGATGATGGTCGAGCACCTCGGTCTCGCCCGTCAGGAGTTGATGCGGCTCCAATCAGACGTACGCAGGTCGCAGGCGAGGTTGAACGTACTGAAGTCTCAGCCGACGGTCGCGACGACTTCGAACCAGGATTTCGCCTCGGTAGAGGTCAGGGAAGCGACGTCGCCGGACCCCAAGATGATGTTGATTCAGGATCGAATCTCTGAGCTTCGAGGCCGGCAGGCGAGACTCAGCCGAAACGCCCGGAAGGGAAACGCCGACCCGGCCGCCCAGGCGCTGGAACGCGAGATCAAGCAACTGGCCAGGACGCTCGAGTCACATCGCAATACTGCTCAAAGGGCCCTCTCGGCGGAACCTGAACGATTCGAGTCCTCTCCGGTTCAGGATACGCGTTCGCGAGAAGTCGAGGAGTATCTCGACATCTTGCGTGAACAAGAGAAAAGCCTGGTCCAGGAGATCGCCGGTCTGGAATCCCAGATGTCGTCATTGAACGTCAAGACGATGGACGTCCATTGGCTGGATGAGGAGATTGAGGTCGCGTCCTCGACAGCGAAGACGGTCGGGGCCGAGGTGCAGTCGATGACCGTGGAAATGCAGGCCCCTCCCCGGATTCGGCTCATCGAGAAGGCTTCGATCCCGACCCTCAGCGATCCGATGAAGCGTTATAAGCTCAGCGGGGCGGCTGGAGCTGGAGCCCTCGTCGCCTTCCTCGGATGCCTCTCACTCTTAGAGTTCCGGAGCCGGAAAGTCGACATGCCGGATGAGGTCTCGGATCGTCTCGGCTTGCGTATTATCGGGGACCTCCCGAGGTTGGATCACGCCCGCCTGGATGATCCGAGCGGCCGTGACCGAGACCGACTCGTTCAATCGATCGATGCGGTGCGGACGATGCTCCTGAGCGTGGAGAGGCAACATTCATTCCAGGTCGTCATGGTTACCAGTGCTACGAAAGGTGAAGGCAAAACTTCGCTCTCGTGCCACTTGGCAACCAGTCTGGCACGAGCGGGTCGAAGAACGCTTCTCATCGATTGCGACCTACGAAAGCCTTCACTCCACGAGATCTTCGAGGTCCCCTCGGAGCCCGGATTGTGCGAGGTGCTGAGCGGCGAGATCGGATGGGAGGGCGTCGTGCGGGAAACCGAGGTCCGCGATCTTTCCCTGATCCTGGCCGGACGGTGTAATCCCGAAGCGATCGAATTGCTACCGCGCCAACCATTGCCCGATCTCATCATCGCGCTTCGTG includes:
- a CDS encoding exopolysaccharide transport family protein, whose product is MHAEELPTVLPRREEAVAHGEMMIPVDRIAQRSVAVPSNLEPAPGTTDAPDLIGLLRALRRRWRLAFLGGLSCASLAAAAAFYYLPSPKYTTSSLVHVAEKRPREIFETRESDVGYRTYQETQLILVKSRKVLEAAIAPPAIAALPIVRNSVDPIEWLSQQVQVEFPRGSEILSISITANGPPSDLSMLVNSVTEAYLSQIVEQDRLERVARFERLKGLFSDYQKDLSGKRAKFKELAGSVGTSDKTASAVRQQMMVEHLGLARQELMRLQSDVRRSQARLNVLKSQPTVATTSNQDFASVEVREATSPDPKMMLIQDRISELRGRQARLSRNARKGNADPAAQALEREIKQLARTLESHRNTAQRALSAEPERFESSPVQDTRSREVEEYLDILREQEKSLVQEIAGLESQMSSLNVKTMDVHWLDEEIEVASSTAKTVGAEVQSMTVEMQAPPRIRLIEKASIPTLSDPMKRYKLSGAAGAGALVAFLGCLSLLEFRSRKVDMPDEVSDRLGLRIIGDLPRLDHARLDDPSGRDRDRLVQSIDAVRTMLLSVERQHSFQVVMVTSATKGEGKTSLSCHLATSLARAGRRTLLIDCDLRKPSLHEIFEVPSEPGLCEVLSGEIGWEGVVRETEVRDLSLILAGRCNPEAIELLPRQPLPDLIIALREQYEFIIVDSSPVLLVTDTLIISQHIDAVLFSVLRDVSQLPQIRAAFDWLTSMGVRILGAVVSGVPAGSKHNYGSYPGPK